CATACGGCTCTTTTGTAGCATGATGCACGTCGCATCTGGGCGAGTCCGCCGCAAAACTGTCAGTTTGTGCCACAGACCGCCTGCGTTTTTTATCCGCTTCCTTTCTCATGGCGCGGGAGTGATCAAAATTGCGTAAGTCCTGTAAGAGAATTAAATCTTACTGAGAGGATTGTATCTTCTCAGTCAATTCCTCGTCAACAGTGATTGCCAGATGTCCCTGTGGTCCAACCATCTTATTTACCATGATTGACGCAAGCTCTTTATACTCAAGCGCAGTCAGTTCTTCTGCCAAGGGACTGTTGATAAAGTTCTTATAGGGACGACTGGTATCCATGAACGGCATGATGTACATCGGAATGACCGCCTGCAACATCGCCGCCCGTTTATGTGGCGTGCGATTTACGCCTGCGCGATGCCAAATCCGAGAATCGTAGACGATGTAACTCCCCGGCGGTGCTTCAACCACATCTGCATCCGGTCCGGTGTATGGCAGCCCTTTGGATTCACGGTGCCCGTCCTGTCTGGAGGTGTTCCCGTTTACCCACTCGACCGGTGGACCTTGACCGAGTGTATGGGATCCGAGTTTGAAACAGGTCGCTCCGTTTTCCTTGCGGAATTCCGAGACACAGAGATTGCGTTGGACACCCATGACCAGACCATCGACCTTGTGAACAGGGATTCGGTTGACAACTTCACTGCCGGCAATACCCCAGAGATAGGGGAAATCAGAGTGCCACCCTTGAACCTTCCGTCTACCGTCGTCTGGTGGGAGTATTGCGAAGCCCGGTGAGTGTCCGAGACGGATTTCCTGCGTCTGCATGTACTGACGCATCAACCACAAAGATACGGGTTCCGTCGCAATCTTTGCGACCGCTGCAGTCTCATTCAACGGGGGAATGCGCCGCTCATAGGTGCCTTCTTCCCAGCGACCCGTGCAACTCACCCGCTCCAACTCTTCGACAATATCAGGAGCAATGATGGAGGGGAGGCAGACCCATCCGTTCTGTTTGAATGATTCCAAATACTCAGATGGCAGGTGTGCAGGACCGTGTCCAGCGGAGAACACAGCACCTTCGGATGCTGGACTGCCATCCTCCATGAGTAGAATTCCTTCATGACGTAGGTAGCAGTCGTCTTTGACATCAACGGGTTCTGCCTCGAGTTGGATCCCAGTAACGACATGACGATAAACATTACTGCCTTCAACTTGCTCCCATATTACATCATCGTCAACATAATGAAAGACTGAAAGTTCGTTAATCTCGGAGACACCGAGAAAATCTCCATCGGCATTACGAAGTAGTGTAAAGTGCATCGACGGCTTTTCAACCCGGACAACGCGTTCCTGAAAAATGTCATCTTTCACCATCGGTAGTAACTCCTGAATAATTCTGAAATTCTACGTTTGCATATTATCTAATGAATAACCCCTACCTCTGCGAGCCAAGCGTCCAGCAGCTGCATGTTACCGAGCGTGTCGTCCCAAGACATCGCCGGTGCTTGTCGGTCAGCAATATGTGCCGCAACCGTATCTGCCTCGTAGGTAAAGAGGTCCCGATCTACATCAACAGTAAATTCGGTGGATTCCCGATTTTGATAAGATTCAACGATAATCTTTGTTGACGGGAAGGCTGTATCAAGTGGCAACGGTGTTCTCGCACCTCGGCAAGGCGATGAGGGTAGCCACGGGTTCGGAATCGTGAGGGTTCCGTCCGTTCCGTAGATGATAACGCTGCTTCCATAACTACATTCAACAGCACAAATGATCTCCGCGATAATATCGTTCTCAAATTTCAGGGACGCGACTGCGATGTGATCAACACCTGTAGGACCGATTTTTCCGTTACCTTTTACGGAGATCGGATCCAGAAACGGCTTGTGCGCCGCAGCACCTGCGATTTTCCGAGCCATTGAAGCCGTATAGCCGCCGATGTCGAGGATACCACCGCCTCCCATTTCATGGTTATAGATTCGGCTCTGTGGGTTGAAACCCGAACGGTAGCCGAAGGTCGCGCGGATGACTTGAACATCACCGATCGCACCCTCTTGTATCAGTTCGACCATCTTCGCTATCTGCGGGTGGCAGCGATACATGAAGGCTTCCATGAGGAACACGTCGTTTTCACGTGCAGCATCTACCATCGCCGCAGCTTCGACACGGTTCATGCTGATCGGTTTCTCCACGAGGAGATGTTTTCCGGCTTCAGCACACGTTATCGCCCATTCCGCATGAAGTGGATGGATTGTGGCGATATAGATAGCGTCGATATCATCGTCCGACAACAGATCAGCGTAATCGTTATATTGGCGCGGGATGCCGAAGTCGTTGACGAGTCTGTCCATCTTAGATTGGGTGCGACTCCCAACGGCAAGAATCTGCCCGGAGTCTGTAAAACGCATTCCGTTACAGAAGACATAAGCGATGCCACCTGCACCCATAACGCCCCAGTTTAACATGTCTCATTTCCTCCTATTAACCTTTCGCAGCTTCTGCGCGCTTGCTTGCGAGCGGATGCATAATACCGGCACCGGGGGGCCAGACCCCTCGGTCTGCTTTGATCCACTCACATAATTTCTGAGCGTGTGGTGTCAAGGTTTCCCAAATTTCGTGGGGCATAATCCTGCTGAAACCGTGTTGTGAACGCCACGGTGCGGCGTACTCCACGTTTGGGAGTGCGCGTATTTCCTTGGAAAGATTGGGGGTTGCGCCATGCCATGCCCGGTTATCTCTAAACACACCGGAACCCGCTGTCGCACCGACGAGCGTCGAATGTTTCATCCAATCGGGTTCATCACCCGGTGGTGGCGGATTTTGCTGCAATGTATGTGTTCCAGGAATTTGACGGATCGGACCATTTTCCCACGTCAGATCACACATGATGAAGTTAATGGTTACAGTCGGCGGGGTCATCTCCATAATCATCTTTTGTGAGGGGACATCAAGATTTCCGTTATCGTCTCTATGGAGTTGGAGACCAAGGCGTTCCGCTTGCCGAATACGTGCTTCGGTGAGGTGCTGTGAATCCCTACCGTCAGAATGCAAGTGTTGGTACTCTACTGCACCGGGGAGACAGAGGTCGCCGCCGGAACCCCACACCCGGTAGTCCGAAGAACCGAAGATTTCTGTGACGATAGGGGTCGTTGTCGGTAAATCTATCATGCTTGCCCAAGCGGGATGGTGCAGCATCTGTCTTGAAGCCGAAGAGGTACCGTAACTATAGCGGTGTGGCAGCCGTCCGGTTTCGGTTATGTATTTCCTGTTATCGGGTCCTGGTATTGACAGGATGTCGCGTAGTGCTTCGGCACACCCTTCTCTC
The genomic region above belongs to Candidatus Poribacteria bacterium and contains:
- a CDS encoding phytanoyl-CoA dioxygenase family protein — encoded protein: MGRDETRVGWDENTPVNETVDAEGNLFPGKRGFGVADPNSPKRRVYDDPEVEALREKLRDHNGIRGLEICEPHETEKIARIFHRDGFAVVKDLLNAEQLARWREGCAEALRDILSIPGPDNRKYITETGRLPHRYSYGTSSASRQMLHHPAWASMIDLPTTTPIVTEIFGSSDYRVWGSGGDLCLPGAVEYQHLHSDGRDSQHLTEARIRQAERLGLQLHRDDNGNLDVPSQKMIMEMTPPTVTINFIMCDLTWENGPIRQIPGTHTLQQNPPPPGDEPDWMKHSTLVGATAGSGVFRDNRAWHGATPNLSKEIRALPNVEYAAPWRSQHGFSRIMPHEIWETLTPHAQKLCEWIKADRGVWPPGAGIMHPLASKRAEAAKG
- a CDS encoding Gfo/Idh/MocA family oxidoreductase — encoded protein: MLNWGVMGAGGIAYVFCNGMRFTDSGQILAVGSRTQSKMDRLVNDFGIPRQYNDYADLLSDDDIDAIYIATIHPLHAEWAITCAEAGKHLLVEKPISMNRVEAAAMVDAARENDVFLMEAFMYRCHPQIAKMVELIQEGAIGDVQVIRATFGYRSGFNPQSRIYNHEMGGGGILDIGGYTASMARKIAGAAAHKPFLDPISVKGNGKIGPTGVDHIAVASLKFENDIIAEIICAVECSYGSSVIIYGTDGTLTIPNPWLPSSPCRGARTPLPLDTAFPSTKIIVESYQNRESTEFTVDVDRDLFTYEADTVAAHIADRQAPAMSWDDTLGNMQLLDAWLAEVGVIH
- a CDS encoding phytanoyl-CoA dioxygenase family protein; this encodes MVKDDIFQERVVRVEKPSMHFTLLRNADGDFLGVSEINELSVFHYVDDDVIWEQVEGSNVYRHVVTGIQLEAEPVDVKDDCYLRHEGILLMEDGSPASEGAVFSAGHGPAHLPSEYLESFKQNGWVCLPSIIAPDIVEELERVSCTGRWEEGTYERRIPPLNETAAVAKIATEPVSLWLMRQYMQTQEIRLGHSPGFAILPPDDGRRKVQGWHSDFPYLWGIAGSEVVNRIPVHKVDGLVMGVQRNLCVSEFRKENGATCFKLGSHTLGQGPPVEWVNGNTSRQDGHRESKGLPYTGPDADVVEAPPGSYIVYDSRIWHRAGVNRTPHKRAAMLQAVIPMYIMPFMDTSRPYKNFINSPLAEELTALEYKELASIMVNKMVGPQGHLAITVDEELTEKIQSSQ